In the genome of Vicia villosa cultivar HV-30 ecotype Madison, WI linkage group LG7, Vvil1.0, whole genome shotgun sequence, one region contains:
- the LOC131618870 gene encoding 1-deoxy-D-xylulose-5-phosphate synthase, chloroplastic-like: MHELEAKVDEELGLYYIGPMDGHNIEDLICVLQEVASLDLMGPVLVHVITDEKQVGGHNKKSNNIDKQQDEYVSYDLFYNAGQPQAYGDCFVDSLVVEAEKDKDIVVVRAGITSELSLELFRKIFLDRIFNMGVAEQHAITFVSGLSCGRLKPFCIIQSSLLQRAYDQIVHDVDQQKILVRFVITSARLVGSDGPVQWGAFDITFMSCLPNMIVMALSDKVELVNMVATATRINDRPVCFQYPRGSLVNKGHTIDDGIPIEN, from the coding sequence ATGCATGAATTGGAAGCTAAAGTAGATGAAGAGCTTGGGTTGTATTATATAGGGCCAATGGATGGACACAATATTGAAGATCTCATATGTGTTCTTCAAGAAGTAGCTTCCTTGGATTTGATGGGTCCTGTCTTGGTTCATGTTATAACTGATGAAAAGCAGGTTGGAGGACACAATAAGAAAAGTAATAATATAGACAAGCAACAAGATGAATATGTTAGTTATGATTTGTTCTACAATGCTGGTCAGCCTCAAGCATATGGTGATTGCTTTGTGGATTCTTTGGTTGTAGAAGCTGAAAAAGACAAAGATATCGTGGTTGTTCGTGCAGGAATCACATCGGAACTTTCACTTGAACTGTTTCGGAAAATTTTTCTAGATAGGATTTTCAATATGGGAGTTGCCGAGCAACATGCAATCACGTTTGTTTCTGGTTTGTCATGTGGTAGATTGAAGCCATTTTGCATCATACAATCTTCCTTATTACAGAGAGCCTATGATCAGATTGTTCATGATGTTGATCAACAAAAAATTCTAGTGCGTTTTGTCATTACAAGTGCAAGATTGGTAGGTTCGGATGGTCCCGTCCAGTGGGGAGCATTTGATATAACATTCATGTCGTGCTTACCAAACATGATTGTCATGGCACTGTCTGATAAAGTTGAACTTGTGAACATGGTGGCTACTGCTACTCGCATCAATGACCGGCCAGTTTGTTTTCAGTATCCCAGGGGTTCCTTGGTTAATAAAGGCCACACTATAGATGATGGAATCCCAATTGAGAATTGA